The Chitinophaga caeni genome segment TTGGTAAACGGTGGCGTTGCACCCGGCAGCATGCAGGTGCCTTTAAATATGAAAGCGGGATTATACCAAGTGAGAGCATATACCAGTTGGATGCTGAACGGCGATGATGCTTTTAATTTTTACAGGAATATCGAAATCGTATCGGATGATACCCCGCCTGCAAAAGATACAGGGAATAAACCCGGTAGTAATGCAGCCGCTAGCGGTAAACATACCGCTGCAAATTTGCAATACTCCGTACAATTTTTTCCAGAAGGCGGTGATATGATTACCGGTGTAAAATCTAACGTGGCCTTTAAAGCCGTTGATGAGAATGGATACCCAGTTGATGTAACGGGAAAGGTGAAGGACAGTAACGGCAAGGTGGTAGCACAAATAATTACCGAGCATGATGGTATGGGGGTATTCTCCCTGACCCCGGAAGCCGGGATTACCTATACTGCCGAAGTGCAAACGGCATCTTCCAGCAAGCAGTTTTCATTGCCGGCAGCCAAGGATAACGGCATCGCTATGCAGGTTTTCAGTAGGGCCGATAGGGTATTCTATCTAACAAATTTGAGCCCTAATGCTGATTTAACGGAAAACTATATGATCGTGGCCAAGTTTAAAAACACGATCATTTACAGGGCCATGTTGAATGCCAACGAAGGTAGAATCAGCGGGTTCATTCCTACCAAGGAATTACCTTCGGGTATTTTACAGCTCACGATCTTTAATAAATTAAAACAACCGCTCGCGGAGCGCCTGGTATTTTTGCAAAAAAATGATGGGATGTTAATGTTCCTCGATGTAAATGAAATCAAGCGCGGCCCGAGGGAAATGAACGAAATCACGTTGCAAGTGCCGGATTCAAGTATCGGTTCATGGTCGGTTTCCGTAACTGATGCGGATGCTGTGAAGATGAACTTGCAGGGGGATAATATCATCTCCAACTTACTGTTAACCTCGGAGATCAAGGGGTATGTTCACAACCCTTACTGGTATTTTAAAGATACGACGGCAGCTACCTTGCATGCGCTTGACCTGGTAATGATGACCAACGGCTGGCGTAGGTACACCTGGAAGGACGTGATGGCATATGATACGAATAGTGTTAAAAAATATCCTTATGAACAGGGAATTGAAGTGAGCGGTACGGCTACTACTGCTAATGGAAGAACTCCATTGGCTAACGGCGCGGTAAACCTGATCGTAAGTGTTCCGAAAGATTCCTTCCAAACGATCTTATCCGCACCAACAGATTTGAATGGTAAATTCTTAGTGCCTAACCTGATGTTTAGGGATACGGCAAGTATTTATTACCAAGGACAAAATAATGATAAGATGGGGCGCACCGTCCGGGTGAAATTCGATACGCATTTCTTCGATGTAAAAGCCGCATTCAACTCGCCGAAACCGATCAGGGCGCTTGTAACTTTGAATCCGGATTCGTTGAAATCATACCTGGCCACGGTAGAGCAGGGGAATGTCATCAATAAAAGGATCCTTGATAAGACGATACAGTTGAAAGAGTTCAATGTTGTTGAGAAAAAACAACAGGGGATCGATGAAAAGAAGTATGTATCAGGCTTATTTACTTCCAGCAACGGCTATACTTTCGATTTGGTAACCGAAGATCCGATCGCGATGAACGTATTCCAATACCTGCAATCTCGGGTGCCCGGGTTGCAGATTACCGGTGATATAAATAATCCTAGTTTAAGCTGGAGAGGTTCCGTGCCGACTTTGTACCTGAATGAAATGCAATCGGACGTTTCCATGTTATCCACGATCGCTATCCAGGATATTGCTATGATCAAGGTATTCCGCCCGCCGTTTATGGGTCCGGGTGGCGGCGGCGCAGGAGGTGCCATTGCCGTATACACGCGCAGGGGAGATGAAGTTCGTAGTAACCAGGACAATTTCAAGGGTTTGGATAATTTCAAACAAGCAGGCTTCACCATCGTGAAGGAGTTTTATCATCCTGATTACTCGTTAAGGAAGCCAGAACATGAATTGGGAGATAAACGCCTGACCTTGTACTGGGAGCCTGAGATCGAGATCGATCGTTATCAAACCGGTAAAATCCGTTTTTATAACAATGATTTTACCAAGCATTTCAGGGTCATCGTGCAAGGTTTTGACATCAACGGGAATGTCGGGTATATTGAAAAAGTATTTTAAAATAATAACTTACCTCATAAATGACAAGGATGGACTATTATTATGTCCATCCTTGTCATTTTATGTATGTTTTCCCGGCATATGCTAGGTGCCTAAAGTTTACTGGCCATCTTGGGAAAAATAATGTATACCGGGTTCATAATCTTTTTCTAATGCAGCTACGATGGCTAAAAAGTCCTGTTCGCTTTGTACGAAGTCCACCTGTGTTGTATCGATAATCAAGGTCCTGACAGGATGTTGCTTGATATATTGCATGTACATACCATGCACCTTTTCCAAGTATTGATCCGCTATATTCTGCTCGTATGAGCGGTTACGTTTATGAATATTTCGTTGTAGTTGTTCAATAGGAGAATTGAGGTATACCAGTAAATCGGGCTGTTTCAATTGTGGATTGATGATATCGAATAATTTTTGGTAGAGGGAATATTCATCCCCGCTTAAATTAATTTTAGCGAACAATAAGCTCTTGATAAACAAATAATCTGAAACAACCCCCGCTGTAAATAAATCTTGCGCTACCAGCATTTCCTTCAACTGCTTATATCTTTCCGCCATGAAGAATAATTCTAAAGGGAAAGCGTATTGAGCCGGATCTTTATAGAAATTTGGCAGGAAAGGGTTATCTGCAAACTCTTCCAATATCAATTTCGCATTATAATGCGCGGCCAGTTTTTGCGATAGGGTCGTTTTCCCGGCCCCGATATTCCCTTCGATCGTAATAAATGGGTAGTGCATGTAAAATGTAGCTCTGGATCAGGTTATCTAAGATTGTGCCGTAGACGACATGGGTCGCACTTCGAGGGAATCTTCGCAAGAAGCTAACAAGTTACCGATATCCTGTTTGAGTTCGGGATGAACCCAAGAAGGCGCTATTTCCGCAATCGGAACTAACACGAAGCGGCGCTTTTGCATCCTCGGGTGCGGAATTTGAAGGCTATGCACTTCAATAATCGCATCATTATAAAAGATAATGTCAATATCTATTAACCTGGAACCCCACTTTTCGTGGCGGATACGCCCGATCGATTTCTCGATCTCCAATAATGCCAACATCAACTGAACAGGTCTTAACGGGGTATCAACTACTAATGCTTGGTTGATAAAATCCGGTTGGTCCGGGTTACCCCACGGGGCGGTTTCATAAAATTTTGAGCATGACAATACCTGTCCTACCTTTTCCTGTATCAGTTCAACGGCTTTTTGTAGGTTGGCGATCCGATCGCCCAAGTTGCCCCCTAAAAGTAAAATTGTACGATTCATGGAATATTTGAAATCCAAAAGTAGCTATATTCCTTATTTTTCTTCATCTTTGAGCCGGGAAATAATTAAATTTTTTCAAATTTCCCTTGGAAATGCTGCTAATTCCTATGAAATATGGCAGCCAAGTTGATAAATTATATATAAATTATGCGAAGTTTCCTCAAATTCTTTTTCGCGGCACTATTAGCCCTTATCGTTTTTACTATCATCAGTTTTTTCCTTTTCGCAGGTTTCCTGGGTAGCTTATATTCCATCGAGCCTACTAGGGTAGCTTCCAACAGCGTACTCGTAGTTGATGTATCCCGCTCTTATAGTGAGCAGCGGTTGATCAAACCCTTTGCCGTGCTTACGCATGAGAAAGATGAGCCGGGTTTACACGAATTGACCCGCATGATCAGAAATGCTGCCATCGATGACAATATCAAAGGTATTTACTTGAAAGTAGGCGGTAATGGCAACGGTTTTGGCGCCACGGAAGAAATTAGGAATGCCTTGAAGGACTTTAAGCAAAGTAAGAAATTTATATATGCTTATGCCGAAGTAATGACCCAGCAAAGTTATTACGTCGCTTCCGTAGCCGATAAAATTTACTTGAATCCCAAGGGCGGCCTCGAATTCAACGGCTTCGTCATGCAAACATTTTATTTGAAAAATGCACTTGCAAAATTGGAAATCCAACCGCAGATCTTCTATAACGGTAAATTTAAAAGTGCAACGGAACCATTACGTGAAACACGTATGACGGATGCCAACCGTTTACAAACATCTGTTTTCCTCGGTGAGTTATACGGCCATTACTTATCGGGAATCGCGGCAGCCCGTAAAATCGATACAGCTACTTTGCATGGTTATGCCAACGAAGCGAAGATCAGCTCTTCTTCGGATGCCTTGCAATACAAGCTCATAGATGCTTTGTATTATGATGACCAGGTTCAGGCACAAATTAGGCAATCATTGGGATTGGGCAAATACGAAAGAATTAATTATGTTTCCGCGGCAGATTATTTAACTGTTTACCATGACTTTATCAACGCGGGGGATCCGGCTATCGCCGTGATTTACGCTCAAGGAGATATCATAAGTGGTTCCAGTAAAGCTATCGGAACGATCGCAAGCGATGAGTACGTGAGAATGATCCGGGAGGCGCGGATGAATAGTGAAGTGAAGGCCATCGTTTTCAGGGTAAATTCCGGTGGCGGTAGCGCCCTTGCTTCCGAAGTGATCTGGAGAGAATTGACCCTGGCTAAAAAAGAAAAACCTGTGATCGTTTCAATGGGAGATTATGCCGCTAGCGGCGGTTATTATATTTCCTGCATGGCCGATTCAATATTTGCCGAGCCTAATACATTAACCGGCTCCATCGGCGTATTTACAGTATTGCCGAATATGCAGGGCTTTTTCAATAATAAACTTGGCGTTACTTTTGACGAGGTTAAAACAGCACAATATGCTGATTTGGGTACAGTTTCCCGCCCTTTGACCGAGACGGAAAAGAAGTTAGTTCAGCAGTCGGTTGATTCGATTTATGCCAGCTTTAAGTCGCGGGTGGTTGAAGGTCGTAAACTTAGCAGCGGGGTGGTAGATTCCATTGCTCAAGGAAGGGTTTGGAGTGGAACAGAGGCCTTGAAATTAGGTTTGGTTGATAAGATTGGCGGCTTGGATGATGCAATTGCTTCCGCTGCAAAGATGGCGAATATACCAAGCTATTATTTACTGGAATACCCCGAATTGAAAGATGTACTCAGCACCATTGTTGAATCGATGTCCAATTCCCATGTAAAAGAATCCATGTTGAAAGATGAGCTTGGCATTAATTACCCGATCTATAAGCAATTGAAGATGATTCAAAGTATGACGGGGGAACCGCAAGCAAGGTTACCTTTCGATTTTACGATCCATTAATTTTTCGTTGATTTACAATATTGCAAATGGCCGATCCTGGAAAGATCGGCCATTTGTATTCGATGCCATGGAAATGCCAGTATGTTCGGGATGGGTGTTCGGTTTATGAATGCTATCCTAAAACCATGCTGGTTCGAGCTTCCAAGCTCGGACCCACGCACAATAAAGGGAATAAATAAAAGTAGCGGAAATGAAGAAGCACATCCTCCTTGCTTGAGATTTTCCCTAAATGAGAGGGTACAAACAGGCAACCGCCACCTTGCAAAAAGGTGGCGGATTCAAGAGAAAAGCCCGTTTGGGGTTAAACCTATACCTAACTAAAGAATTGAATTAGTTTAATGCATCGATCGCAGCTTGAATGGCTTCTTGTGTTGAAGGTTGTAACACTAGTATTTCACTTTGATCGGCAGATATCGTAATTTCTTTCTTGGCAAGGTAAAAATTGCCGTCTTTAATACTGAATGACATTAATGTTCCTTCTTCACCGATTGGCATAGAGTTGTCATAACTCTTCACCGTATTTGTACCGGCACTTGTATAAAGTTGCGCTACCACGTTCGCATTTTTCGCGATAAAGTAAACATATGTCTCTCCAGCCGCTGCCCTAAAGGTTGCCATCGTGCCGGGATTATTTTGTACTTCAACGGTCACGGTAGTTTTGGGGTTGGCATATTGATAAAAGATGTCGCAATTCACCCAACCTAAATCACCGAAGCTGAAAATGAACTTATCGTCTTCTGCTTTCATCTCTATGGGTAAGTTCAACCTGTTATTGGGTTGCCCCCAGGCAAACTGTTGCGCTGTATCCTTGCCTGCCCAAATCACCGTAAAATCAGCACCTTTAGCTGGGAGTTCTACTTCGATTCCTTTCGCAAGATTAGGATCGAGGTTAACGCCGCCGGCGGTAGCATTAAAGTAAAATGAACCTTGAGATTCTAATAAGTTACCGTTGATTTCAAGTGTGTTCAGTCCACCTGCAACCATGCTCGCACGATCCATGAACTCCATCACTTCCACGCTGAATGCCCCGTTGTATTCGGCACCGTCTTTCCTGAAAGTACCGCTAGGGATGGTAATTTTCATACCGCTCTCCAGCGTAATGGTTTTGGGCAATTCATTTGAATTCATATTAAATTGTTGTATCTGCGGCCCCAGCTGCTCGATGAATTCCTTGGTAGAAGAAACGGAAGAAGAGTCGGGCGCCGGTTGATCGTTTTTACTGCAAGCAGAAAATATAGTTATACAAAGTGCAATCCCGGTAATGCTTTTCAATAAGTGTTTCATATTACATAGTTTTAGTGATGCCTACTTTATTTTGGCTTTTCGGCAGTCGCCAATTGTTGATTGATTTATACTAGATCACCGTAGTTGAAACTTTGTTACCCTTCTAATCAATATTTTTTTATTCCTATTAAAATGATGAGAGAAGGCTAATACGGTTCTACATATACGCTTGTAACTATTGCTTCACTATTGAATATATATAGGAACTGCTTGTTGGATATGAGCTATTTAACAAAGTAAATAGAGCTATACAGCCAAATGGATTTCCTAATTCTATAGGAACTTTGTTGTAACAAAAAATTACAATTATGGAAAAAGTTTGGTTTATTACCGGGAGCTCCAGGGGTTTAGGTAAACGTATCTTGGAAGCAGTTTTAGATAACGGCGATAAAGTGGTGGCTACCGCTAGAAATACCGGTAGCTTGGCTGGCTTACCCGGGATGTATCCTGCACAAGTGCTATTGATCGATCTCGATGTTAGTGACTCATTGCAGATAGCGGATGCGGTAGAAAAAGCATATAAACATTTTGGCCGGATCGACGTTTTGGTCAATAATGCCGGCTTCGGAATTACCGGCGCCGCGGAAGCCTTTACCGATGAACAGGTGAATAGTCAATTGAACATTAATTTATGGGCGCCGATAGAAATCACCCGGAAAGTTTTGCCGATCATGAGAAAACAAGGCTCGGGGAGGATATTGCAAATCAGTTCCGTTGGCGGCAGGGTCGGAAATGCTAGCTTAAGCATTTACCAGGCGGCCAAATTCGGGTTGGCAGGATTTTCGGAAGCATTGAGAAAAGAAGTTGCACATCTCGGGATCATGGTAACTTCGATTGAGCCGGGTGGATTTAAAACGGATTGGGCTGGCGCTTCCATGACTTTTGCGCCGTATGTAGAAGGTTATGACAATACGGTGGAAGCTACTAAAGAATTTCTCAGTAGCGGCAAATTCCATCCGCTAGGCGATCCGCGGAAAGCGGCTAAAGTTATAATAAATCTTGCCGATCATCCCGAACCTCCCATGCACCTCGTTTTAGGTAGCGAAGCCATCGCCATTTTGCAAAAAGCGGACCTGGACAGGAAGGCAGAACTTGAAAAATGGTTGGATGTTAGTCTTTCAACGGATGACGATGATGCTGCAAAATTCTATGATACGGAAGAAGGGAAAAAATTTCTT includes the following:
- a CDS encoding MG2 domain-containing protein, producing MSKQKKRFNRKRLVIGSFVLGCIALFAFKPAIDWADEVIIAFQNYIARNPQEKVFIHFDKDYYAPGETIWFKGYLTIQDIPDIRAKVLYVELRDPDGNVTQKQKLLVNGGVAPGSMQVPLNMKAGLYQVRAYTSWMLNGDDAFNFYRNIEIVSDDTPPAKDTGNKPGSNAAASGKHTAANLQYSVQFFPEGGDMITGVKSNVAFKAVDENGYPVDVTGKVKDSNGKVVAQIITEHDGMGVFSLTPEAGITYTAEVQTASSSKQFSLPAAKDNGIAMQVFSRADRVFYLTNLSPNADLTENYMIVAKFKNTIIYRAMLNANEGRISGFIPTKELPSGILQLTIFNKLKQPLAERLVFLQKNDGMLMFLDVNEIKRGPREMNEITLQVPDSSIGSWSVSVTDADAVKMNLQGDNIISNLLLTSEIKGYVHNPYWYFKDTTAATLHALDLVMMTNGWRRYTWKDVMAYDTNSVKKYPYEQGIEVSGTATTANGRTPLANGAVNLIVSVPKDSFQTILSAPTDLNGKFLVPNLMFRDTASIYYQGQNNDKMGRTVRVKFDTHFFDVKAAFNSPKPIRALVTLNPDSLKSYLATVEQGNVINKRILDKTIQLKEFNVVEKKQQGIDEKKYVSGLFTSSNGYTFDLVTEDPIAMNVFQYLQSRVPGLQITGDINNPSLSWRGSVPTLYLNEMQSDVSMLSTIAIQDIAMIKVFRPPFMGPGGGGAGGAIAVYTRRGDEVRSNQDNFKGLDNFKQAGFTIVKEFYHPDYSLRKPEHELGDKRLTLYWEPEIEIDRYQTGKIRFYNNDFTKHFRVIVQGFDINGNVGYIEKVF
- the folK gene encoding 2-amino-4-hydroxy-6-hydroxymethyldihydropteridine diphosphokinase, which codes for MNRTILLLGGNLGDRIANLQKAVELIQEKVGQVLSCSKFYETAPWGNPDQPDFINQALVVDTPLRPVQLMLALLEIEKSIGRIRHEKWGSRLIDIDIIFYNDAIIEVHSLQIPHPRMQKRRFVLVPIAEIAPSWVHPELKQDIGNLLASCEDSLEVRPMSSTAQS
- the sppA gene encoding signal peptide peptidase SppA, translated to MRSFLKFFFAALLALIVFTIISFFLFAGFLGSLYSIEPTRVASNSVLVVDVSRSYSEQRLIKPFAVLTHEKDEPGLHELTRMIRNAAIDDNIKGIYLKVGGNGNGFGATEEIRNALKDFKQSKKFIYAYAEVMTQQSYYVASVADKIYLNPKGGLEFNGFVMQTFYLKNALAKLEIQPQIFYNGKFKSATEPLRETRMTDANRLQTSVFLGELYGHYLSGIAAARKIDTATLHGYANEAKISSSSDALQYKLIDALYYDDQVQAQIRQSLGLGKYERINYVSAADYLTVYHDFINAGDPAIAVIYAQGDIISGSSKAIGTIASDEYVRMIREARMNSEVKAIVFRVNSGGGSALASEVIWRELTLAKKEKPVIVSMGDYAASGGYYISCMADSIFAEPNTLTGSIGVFTVLPNMQGFFNNKLGVTFDEVKTAQYADLGTVSRPLTETEKKLVQQSVDSIYASFKSRVVEGRKLSSGVVDSIAQGRVWSGTEALKLGLVDKIGGLDDAIASAAKMANIPSYYLLEYPELKDVLSTIVESMSNSHVKESMLKDELGINYPIYKQLKMIQSMTGEPQARLPFDFTIH
- a CDS encoding deoxynucleoside kinase gives rise to the protein MHYPFITIEGNIGAGKTTLSQKLAAHYNAKLILEEFADNPFLPNFYKDPAQYAFPLELFFMAERYKQLKEMLVAQDLFTAGVVSDYLFIKSLLFAKINLSGDEYSLYQKLFDIINPQLKQPDLLVYLNSPIEQLQRNIHKRNRSYEQNIADQYLEKVHGMYMQYIKQHPVRTLIIDTTQVDFVQSEQDFLAIVAALEKDYEPGIHYFSQDGQ
- a CDS encoding SDR family NAD(P)-dependent oxidoreductase; amino-acid sequence: MEKVWFITGSSRGLGKRILEAVLDNGDKVVATARNTGSLAGLPGMYPAQVLLIDLDVSDSLQIADAVEKAYKHFGRIDVLVNNAGFGITGAAEAFTDEQVNSQLNINLWAPIEITRKVLPIMRKQGSGRILQISSVGGRVGNASLSIYQAAKFGLAGFSEALRKEVAHLGIMVTSIEPGGFKTDWAGASMTFAPYVEGYDNTVEATKEFLSSGKFHPLGDPRKAAKVIINLADHPEPPMHLVLGSEAIAILQKADLDRKAELEKWLDVSLSTDDDDAAKFYDTEEGKKFLAQKGIEI